The Limisphaera ngatamarikiensis DNA segment CGTACCGCCCACCCAACTGCACGCCAGAACGCAAAGGCCCTTAACCACGGCAGCCGTCTGCCGCTTCAGCCGGGCCCATCGATCCGAAGTTATCCCGGGACGCCGCATCTTCCCCTCTGTTGCCCACCTGGACTCAGCCCCTTCGCGCATCGCCACGGTTTCTGAGTGATCCGTACGTTTGCGTCATGACCAGGGAGACCGTGCCAGAACTTTCCCCAAAGTCCTGACCGACCCCGGCCTCACCTTGTATCCCTTCTACCCGTGGGCGCAGGCCAGGACAAACACAAACGCCCGGACGCGAACTCGGGCGGGTCGGGCCCTCGGGCAACCATCGCGTTGCCACCTCGGCCCGCAGCCGACCCCATTGAAGTTCCCAGCCTTTGGATCGGACTTCAAAGTCGCACCAGGCACCCTCCTACAAGCTCGCATCCGGCCCCGTGACCGAGGCGCAGAGGGCGAGAGGCCGGAACCTGACGACCTCGTGGCATGCGACCGGCTGAGGAATCGTCTTAACCTCGAGCAGCAGAAGGAGACCTTGTAGCTCCGGTTCACAGCGTCCGCGCCACGATTGCTTTCCGGTCCCGATCCCACCCAAAGCCTCCGGAACAAGCCGCAACCATGGATCGTCCGGGTCGGAGATTCACTGCCCGGACGGAACCACTTGGCCAACCCAGGGTTCCGGGTGGGCTCCAGCGGAACTCCCGCGCGGTGCCGATGCGGTAGCCCTCTTACACCCGTCAGGCAGCCGGGGTGTGGAAGTATTGCTCGCGCAACGGGCGGAGGTAACGGTCGCTCAGGGTGGTCAGAATCTCGCGGGCCAGGGTGAACTGCTCGGCCAGACGTTCCAGGACCGTACGGGGAACGTGAGGCTCGGCCTGTTGTGCGGCCAGGCGGTAAAAGTATCGGCCTTCTCGTTCGTAATCGGCCAGCGTTCGTCGATCCCGAAGCCGATGCCGGACGCCCTGCCAGAGGCGCGTCAAGTGGTCCGGGAAAACCCCGCTCAAGAAGAGCGCGATATCGCCGATCCGCCGATACAGGCGTGGGCGCCATTCCGGTGCGACCATGTGGCACAGGGCCACCATGTCGTCGAGGTCCAGGTCACTGAACCTGCGTTTGCGCCAAAAGCCGCGTTCTTTCCAGTACACCGTGCCGCTGCGGGTACGCACGAAGGAGCAGAGCAGGTCCACCAGGTAATCAAACACGCCGGGTTCATCCAACAGGCTCCGCGCCTGTGCACCGGCAAACACCGGCAAGCGGTAACCGCCCTCCCGTTCGATGACGATCCCCTGTTCCTCCAGGTCGCGCCGCAGCCGCCGCAACAGGAGGGTGAAGAGGAGACGCGGGCTGATCCGCGCCAGCCATTCCTTCTCGTTCTGCAGGCGCTGAACCAGGCGCGGATCGTCCAGCAAGGGTGCCACCAGATCAGGTTTGTCCCGGACCAGCTCGACGATCCGGTCGTGGTCCTGTCGGGTGGTGACCACCGTCTCAATCACAAACTTCAGGTCTGTGTCGCTCCACTGCATGGCTGGGTACCGACTCCCCGGCACGTCTTCGCCCTGACCTTATCACGAAGGGGCGACCGCGGCAACCGGACGACGTGCGTGCCATCACGCCGGACCGCGTCGGACCTGCGAAGTGCCGGCTTTCCACCGTTGTCTTCCGCATCCATGCTGGAGACATGTTGGATCCACAAACCACCCTGGTGGCGTTGATTGATGTGCAGGAACGACTCGCCCGGGTCATGGCAGACCAGGAGGCGCTGATCACCAACCTGCGGCGGTTGATTCAGGGCGCGCAACATCTGGGGTTGCCCGTGGTCTGGGCCGAGCAGAACCCCACCCGACTGGGTCTGACGGTGCCGGAATTGCGGTCGCTGCTGGTGGGGCAGCAACCGGTTACGAAAATGACCTTCAATTGCTGGGCCGACCCCGCGTTCCGAAAGGCGATCGAGGCGACCGGACGTCGGCAGGTCCTGTTGGCCGGGATTGAGACGCATGTGTGCATCTATCAGACCGCCGTGGCGTTGCTGCAGGCAGGGTACGAGGTGGAGGTGGTGGCCGACGCGGTTTCATCGCGCTCGGCCGAGCACCGGCAACTGGCCCTGACCAAGTTATCCCTGCTGGGCGCGCGACCCACCTGCGTGGAGATGGCGTTGTTTGAGTTGCTGCAGACGGCGGAGTCGCCGGCGTTCAAGGCGATCCTGGCCCTGGTGAAATGACATGCACCATGCGTCGGGCCGGTTGGGCAACGTCGGCCCGGGAGAGCTCGCCACGGGCCGAACCCATGCCCGACTCATCCTCCCAACACCGCACCACCGGCTTGCAAAGTCGCCTCCGGCAAAAGCTCCCGCAACGGGCAGGTGTCGCAGGCGGGTTGTCGGGTCCGACAGTGGTGTTTGCCGATCATGACGAGTTGAGCGTGGTAATCCTGCCAATAATCGAGTCGGGCGGCGCCGTGTTTGTGGCCGAGGGCCTGTTGGCAGAGCGTCTGGAGTGCATCGTAACCGAGCGCGGGCGGAACCGGGTGAGGTAGCGGCAGTGGCCGGCGCGGAATTTCCGAAGCGGGACGGTCGCCCGGTTCGGCATGGGCACGGACCCAAACCGGACTGCCGCGGTACCATCCGTGCCGGGCAAAAATCCGGCGGGTGTACGCGTCCACGACGAAGACCGCATGGCCGCCGGCATACAACAACATGCTGTCGGCGGTTTCCGGTCCCACACCGGGAATTCGGAGAAGCCGGGCCCGGACCTGCGCGGTGGGGCCGGCCCAGAGCCGCTCCAGCTCACCGCCGCACTCTTCCACCACCACCTGCAAGAACGCCCGCAGCCGACGGGCTTTGACCCGGAAATACCCTGCCGGCCGGAGCAGTTCGGCCAAGGTTTCCTCCGGCAGTGCGTAGAGGCGGCGCGGGTCCAGCAGGCCCGCGCCTTTGAGGTTGGCGAGGGCGCGTTCGACGTTGGTCCAGGCCGTGTTCTGGGTGAGGATGGCGCCCACGCACACCTCGAACGGGGTATCGGCCGGCCACCAGTGCTGGTGACCGAACCGGGCCCGCGCCCGGCGATACACCTCCCGCAGGTCGCGGATGATGGAACGTGGCGGTGCCTCCGGAGAGGCCGGTTGGGTCAGGCCCACGGTTTGCCGTTGGCACGTGTCCCGCACAGGTGGACGCGGATTCCGAGGGCGGCGGCCATGCTGGCCTTGGTCAGAAGGGCCAGGTCGGCCGAGTCGGCATCCTGCGCGTAGGCGACCTGGATGTGGTTGGATTTGTGTCGGGCCATCATCTGGTCGCGGGTAATGCCGTAGGTGACGGCGTGCATTATGGGCCATTGGGGTGTGGTGGCCTGCCAGCGCCGCTCGGTCTCGCTCCGGGGCAGTTCCACGACCTTGGCGCGGCCGAGGTCCATGTGCAGGGCGTCGTCGGCGATGTAGATGCGTGACCAGACGATTTCGCCGGGTTTGGAGATGCCGCGCAGGGTACTACCGCCCTTCGGGAAGTACATGGGCGGCTGACGGAAACCCTCGGCGCCCTTCCAACCGCCAATGAAATGGGCCGGCGGCGCGGCCCCGCTGATTTCGAAGACCCAGACGTAATCCTGCACGGTGCCGGACCGGTCCCGGTCGCCCCACCGGACGTCGTGCAGGGTGGTTTCCACCGGCTGGGACAACGCGGCATGCACGCGGGCGGTCATCAGGCCGTCCAGGCCCGCACACTCGTCCACCTCGTTGAAATGCACCAGCGGTCGGCCCGGGAACAACACCCGGCGACCGTCGCGGGACCGGACCGGCGGGCGCTGGGTGTTATTGAGGGTGCCCTCGACCAGGTCGCTGGCCGGCAGGAGATCCTTCAGCCCCTGCTGGTATTGAATGCCGATGGCGTCGCAGCCGAAATCGTCGGCGATCCGGAGCGCGGCAATGTACATCTTGCACTGCCAGAGGATCTGGTTGTCGGTGAGGTCGGTCGCCTCGTCCGGACCGGTGTGGAACTTCATGCCACGTTTTTCCATCCAGTCCCGGACCGCCCGCGCTTCCTCGTCCGTAACCTGCAGCGTTTCGTAGTAGAGGGCCGACTGGCTGAGCCGTTCCTTGAACACGCCGGTGGCATGCAATAGATCGTCGGGGATGATGGCGTTGAACATCCCCATGCAACCCTCGTCGAAGACGCCCAGGATCGCCTTGTTCCGCATCAGCTCCGAAGCCAGTTGTTCGCCCACGCGGCGTGCCCGGGAGGGCACTTTGACCCGATCCCATTCCACCACGTGCGATGTGTCGTGCTGGCAGGAACCGGTGGTCAGCCAGTCACGCAATCGTTTGCGGAAGTATTCGTCCTGGAAATCCTCGCTCCAGAGGGTGGAATACCGAATGCCGGCCTTGGTGAGCGACCCGTTGAGGTTCAGCATCCCGACCAGGCCGGGCCATTGGCCGGACCAGTTGGCCACGGTCAGGATCGGGCCGCGGTGCGTGGTCAGACCCGGAAAAACATGGTGCGAGTACTGCCACACCGCCTCGGCCACGATGAGGGGCAGGTCGGGGTCAATCTGCCGGAACACCTCCAACCCCTCCCGCTGAGAGGCGATAAAACCGTGTTTCAGGCGCGGTTTGTAGGGATGGCCCCGAACCACGCGGAAGCCCTCGGCCTCGATGGCCGCTGTCAGGGCCTTTTCCATGGCCGCCTGCGCGGGCCAGCAAACCTGGTTGGCCGACAGCCGCAGGTCGCCACTGGCCACCAGAACCACCGTTCGCGAGCCCTGTTTCGAGTTTCCTCCACCTTGCGTCGCTTTCGTTTTCATGGTGCGTGTTGGAATGTCTGCACGGTTGATGTCCTCGGATTCCGGCACCTCATCAGGGCAGCGGGTCACCGCCGCGCTCCACGTTGGAGCGATCGAACACCCGCGAGCCCAAAACGATCCGTTTCGGAACCGGTTCCCCACGGAGGATCCGCAGCGCGGTTTCCACGGCCTCGCTGCCGCCCGTGGGGTATTGAAACGTGGCGTCCAGGATCCCCTGCCTCACGTAGGCCACCCCTTCCTGCGGCAGGGCATCAATCCCGACAAATAGCATTTCCTTTTCCCGGCCCGCAGCCCGTGCCGCCAACCAGGCGCCGTGTGCACCGGGGTCATTGTGCGCATACACCAGGTCAATCTTTGGAAACCTGGCCAGGGCCGATTCCATCTCGCGTCGTGCCTCGGGTTCCAACCACTTCATGTCCGCCTCAAAAATCACCTCGATGTCCGTGCCGGCGATGGCCTCGCGAAAGCCCCGATGCCGGTCCTGGGCCGGGATGGACGTCATCAGCCCCTTCAATTCCACCCGCCCGACCGCGCCCGCCCAGACGCCGCTTGATCCATTCGCCCGCGGCACGGCCGATCTTGACGTTGTCGGCACCGATGAAGCGGGTGAACCGCTCTCCGAGCACCGCCCGATCCAACACAATCACCGGGATGCCGGCATCCAGGGCGCGTGCGACCGGTTCGGTCAGCGGCGCGGCCTCCTTGGGACTGATGATCAGCAGGTCCACCCGGGCATTGATGAACTCCTCCACATGCGCCCGCTGGCGGAGGGTGTCGTTTTGCGCGTCCTTGAAGATCACGCGCAGTTCCGGATGCCGGGCCGCCGCCGCCCGGATGTCCGCGTTCATTCGCACCCGCCACGGCTCGCCCAGGTTGCACTGGCTCATGCCTATGGTGAACACGCGCGGTCCGCCGTCCTGCCGGGCCGGTGCGGGCCCACCCGAGGGACGCTCGCAACCCGCCAGCCCCAGCAGCACCGCTGCTGTGGCCAGTGCCCAACCAACGGGAATCATCAGGCGCGGTTTCATGGGTGCGACGCCGGACAAGGACCGGCCGGGCGCCGGGCGCGGACCGATTCAACTTCTCCGCATGCCCTGAGTCAACACCGCAAGCACGATGATCACGCCCATCAACATCAGGCGTCCCGCCTCCGGCACCGCATTGATGCTGAGGATCTTTTCCAGGTACCCCACCGTGAGCACGCCCAACAAAGTACGACCCATGCCCCCTTCCCCACCGCTCAGCCGCGTGCCTCCCATCACCACCATGGCAATCGCGATGAGTTCATACCCCGCGCCCGTTTCCGGATCCCCCTGCTGCTCCTGGGCCGCCTGACAAAGCCCGGCCACGGCCGCCAGCAGTCCGCTCCCCACGTACGCCGCCATCTTCATCCGGGCCACCGGCACGCCGGATCGCCGGGCGGCCTCTTCGTTGCCCCCGATCGCCATCCACCACCGACCCCACGCATGCCGGGTCAACAGCCACCCGCACACCAGCGCACAAAACAGAAACACCAGTGTCACCACCGAAACGTTTCCCCCCAGGACCCGCGTATCAATCCACCGGAACAACGCCGGCACGTCCACGTAACGAAATGTACCGTCCGGCAACGGCACCGCCGTGGACACTTTCATCCCGCCCGAGGACCATTTGGCCAGGCCGCGCGCAAACACCATCGTGGCCAACGTGGCAATAAACGGTTGCAAACCCAGGCGCGCGGCAAGCAGGCCGTTGACCAAACCCACGGCACCGCCCACGGTCAAACCGATCAACACCACACCCCACGCCGGCCACCCCGCATGTATGGCCAGCCGCGCCGTCACCACCGCCACCAGGGCCAGCACACTCCCCACCGACAGATCAATTCCGCCGCTGACAATCACCACGGTCAGACCGCAGGCCAGGATGCCGTAAACGGATGTTTGCCGGAGGGCGTCCCGGTGAGTGCCCCATTGGTAAAACGCACCATCGGCGGGAAACAACAAACCCAGCACCAGTACCAGGGCCAGGGCCAGCCAGGCTCGCGATGCCGGGGACCGCCACCACGAGCCGGATCGGTTCCAGCCGATCTTCCGGCGTGGAGACAACTCCGCCGACACTGGTCGTTGTTCACTCACACCTCGTGCGCGTCACGGGCGTATGGCCGTCCCCGGTTGAACCGGATGCCCTGCCGGGTGGGCCACTACCGTCCCCCCGGCCGTTCATACCGGGTTTGCGGACCCCGGCCCGGCCCGGCCGCTCCGCGTCCCTCGGTTGCTACTTCGTTTCTGCCTGACCGGTACCGCCCGCCCGGTAATGAAGGACCTTCACCTTTTCCAGCGTGACCAGCCCGCCCTGCATCATCGGTTCCAGGACCGGCAGGAAGGACCGGATTTTCTCCTCCGTGTCCACGATCTCGATGACCACGGGCAGGTCCATGGACAATCGCAGGATCTTGGCCGTGTGCAGCCGGCTCGATTTGCCAAATCCCATGGGCCCCCGCAGCACGGTCGCCCCGGCCAGGTGCATTTCCCGGGCCTTCAACACAATCGCCTCGTACAACGGTCGGTGGTCCCACCGATCACTCTCGCCCACGAAAATCCGCACCAGAACAGAGTCCTCGGGCAGTTGCATAACCTCAGCTCCTTAACGTTTGCGTCCACAGACCCAACCAATGCCCCAGCCACACCCCCACCATGCAGAGCACAACCGACAACCCCACGTTGGCCAGCCCTGCCAACCACTGACCGTCCTGAAGCAGGTTCAAGGTCTGGAGACTGAACGACGAGAACGTGGTGTACCCCCCGCAGACTCCGAGAATCAAAAACTGCCGCACCTCCGGCGTCGCCCACCAACGGCCCTCCGGGGCAAACAGCCCGGCCAGGAAGCCCACGACGATGCATCCGGTGACGTTGACTACCAACGTGCCCCAAGGAAAGGTCTCACCCACGCGCTCCGCCACCCAACCGGAAATCCACCAACGGAGCAGCGCCCCCAAACCTCCCCCCACAAAAACACACAGCAACTGAACCATAACCGTTCCGGCACCAGCATAGTCCCACACCGCAGCCCGTGCAGCCACGGATTCGGTCGGTAAGCGCAGATCGCAACCCGGGGCCCGGAGCCGAGACGGGGGAACCAGCCGGGGCGCCCTGGCGCCGACCGGGTGGGCAGGGACACCGCTCTGCGACCTACCTCAACGCCAATGCCGCAGTTCGATCCGCGTCGGCCCCTGCACACGTACCACAAGCCGGCCACCCGATTCCTCGAAGTCCCGTCCCCACCGAACTTCCACCGGCACGCCGTCCCTTCGGACCTCCGGCAGGCGTTGGCAGCCGTTGATCAGGATCCAGCACGGTTCCTTCGGCCATGGCTCCACGCGCAACACCAAATGGTCGGCCTCGTTGACCTCCACCCGGACCGTCCCCGGCACATGCAGCCTCAACCCGGCAGACCGCACCACGCACCGGCTGTAGGCCAGGGGAGCTTCATAGGCGCGAATCGCCGGCAAAAGGACCGTGGCCGGGTTGATGGCCGGTCCGTCCCGGCGCTGTTCCCTCAGCAGGTAAAAGTCCGGCAACAACCCGCCGCGGGCCCGGTCATCGGCCGGCCAGGTCTGTTGCACGCCGGACCAACTGATCCCACGGGCCAGACGCGCCCAGGGCCCCTGCGGATCGTGTTCGGCCAGCTCCCACAACGCATCCGCGTAAACCAGGCCACACCACTGCACGGGCCGACCCAGCCACACCGGTGCCCGCCAACCGGTGGCGCCCAAAACCGGGATCGTCGCGTACAATCCCACCGGACCCGGCACCGGCCGGGTCAGATATACAAACGGCACGCCGGTCCACGCCCAGTAGCGCGCCCGGTCCAGCCACCGCTGCTCCCCGGTGAGCTCATACCCGCGGACAAAGGCGCGAACCAGATGCGCAGCCGCCAGAATGTCGGGTGTGTGCAGCGGTATCTCCCAGGTCTGGGCACCGCGCGGAACGCCGTTCTGAAACTTCCGGTCCAACACCTCCAGCTTTTCCAAGCCCGCCGCGATCAGGTCCGGTTCCCCCGTCCAGAGCGCGGCTTCCAACACCGCCGCCACCCGCTCCGCCATGAACCCGCTGGCTTCCCGGGAGAAATGGGTCCGCGCGAAGTCAGGTCCGCCGGGCCGGGGCTTGTACAGCAGCGAACCGTCCGGCTCAAACTCGCCCAGAGCGGCCCGCGCCAGCTCGGCCGCGCTCCGTGCCTCGGCCAATCCATCGCCAAACACGAGCGCCGGCACCGGCCAGCGGATGTGCCCCACCTGCTGTTGATTGCGCCGGCCTGCGGGCACGCGCGCCACCGCCGCCCGGGCCGTTTCAATCAGCCGCCGTGCCAGGGCCGGATCTTCCACCCGGCCCGCCAGCCAGAGCATCGTCCAGGCCGCATCAGCCGCCGGTTGCGGCCCAAACCCCGGCCAGACGGCATGTCGGAACAGGTCGCCCTGCCGAATGTCCGAATCGAGCCACCCACGCGCCGCCAACCGAAAATAGTCGCGGGCCGAAAGTCCCGGGTCGGGCAACGCCGGCCAGCCCATCAACCGCAACGCATGTTGCACCGCCGGCACCACCGTGCTGCCCTCGCCGCCGAGAATCCAACCCCGCCACTCCAGCGTTTGCCCCGCGGCGAGTCGCACCGGCCCATGTGGCAACAGATTGGACTCGTCCCGGAGCCTGCCGTCGGACCCTGGAAAGATCCAGCCCATCAGGTGGCCCCCGCTCCGAAACAGCCGGTCCGGCGAGTCAAACACAGCGGCCACCTCGTCACCGGCACGCTCCCACAACACCCCCACGTACCGGTCCCGCGCCACCAATACGCTCAGCGGCAGCGTCAGTTTCGCCGTGTCGGGCACCTGGCGGTTCGACGCCGGCGGCAACAGGTCCGCCGTGGAGCTGCTGGGTTCGTCCTCCAAATACTCCAACCCGGCAAACAACGCCTGCTGCTTGTTCGTGCCCGCGTCCCCCGGCCCCGCCACCAACCAGAACAGCGGCAGATGCAACACCTCGCGGTCCTGATCGCAGCCCACCCGCACCACCACTCGAAAACTCCCCTCGTCCGAGCCCTGAAACGCCTGTTCCAACGTCCACTGCCCGCCATCCGGATCCCGCAGCCGGGCACGGACCCGAACCGTACGGCCGGACTCCATCCACACCTCGGCGCCCCCGGTCGCCGCAGACGACCCGGACCCGCCCGACTGCGAAGGCCCTCCCCTCCCGTCCCACGAAATCCATCGCACCGCGTCGCCCCGTTGGTACCCCAGCCATGCGTGAGGATGCCCCCGCGCCATTCGTACACCCCCCACCTGCAGATCGAAATCGCCGGGGCCGGCCCGGCCGTGCCGCAAAGCCATCCGACCGGCCGAAATTTCCACCACCGGCGCGGCCAACTGCGGTTCTGCGGGCACGGGCCATGCCGGCGGCTGCGGGACCCGCCGCTCGATAACGGTCAAATGCTCCAACACACAACGCCCACCTGTGCCCGGTGGATCAAATCGCAGCCGTGTGTCCGGAGACAACGGCGGCAATGGCAGACGCGCTTCGTACCATTGCCCGGCCGGCACATCAAAACGGACCGAATCCTCCTCCCGCGGCTGATCACGGAAATGAAAGATCTGCGCCGTGCCACCCTGTTCCGACCACAACCGCAACTCCAGCCA contains these protein-coding regions:
- a CDS encoding hydrolase; translation: MLDPQTTLVALIDVQERLARVMADQEALITNLRRLIQGAQHLGLPVVWAEQNPTRLGLTVPELRSLLVGQQPVTKMTFNCWADPAFRKAIEATGRRQVLLAGIETHVCIYQTAVALLQAGYEVEVVADAVSSRSAEHRQLALTKLSLLGARPTCVEMALFELLQTAESPAFKAILALVK
- a CDS encoding substrate-binding domain-containing protein; this encodes MKPRLMIPVGWALATAAVLLGLAGCERPSGGPAPARQDGGPRVFTIGMSQCNLGEPWRVRMNADIRAAAARHPELRVIFKDAQNDTLRQRAHVEEFINARVDLLIISPKEAAPLTEPVARALDAGIPVIVLDRAVLGERFTRFIGADNVKIGRAAGEWIKRRLGGRGRAGGIEGADDVHPGPGPASGLSRGHRRHGHRGDF
- a CDS encoding substrate-binding domain-containing protein, coding for MTSIPAQDRHRGFREAIAGTDIEVIFEADMKWLEPEARREMESALARFPKIDLVYAHNDPGAHGAWLAARAAGREKEMLFVGIDALPQEGVAYVRQGILDATFQYPTGGSEAVETALRILRGEPVPKRIVLGSRVFDRSNVERGGDPLP
- a CDS encoding L-fucose/L-arabinose isomerase family protein → MKTKATQGGGNSKQGSRTVVLVASGDLRLSANQVCWPAQAAMEKALTAAIEAEGFRVVRGHPYKPRLKHGFIASQREGLEVFRQIDPDLPLIVAEAVWQYSHHVFPGLTTHRGPILTVANWSGQWPGLVGMLNLNGSLTKAGIRYSTLWSEDFQDEYFRKRLRDWLTTGSCQHDTSHVVEWDRVKVPSRARRVGEQLASELMRNKAILGVFDEGCMGMFNAIIPDDLLHATGVFKERLSQSALYYETLQVTDEEARAVRDWMEKRGMKFHTGPDEATDLTDNQILWQCKMYIAALRIADDFGCDAIGIQYQQGLKDLLPASDLVEGTLNNTQRPPVRSRDGRRVLFPGRPLVHFNEVDECAGLDGLMTARVHAALSQPVETTLHDVRWGDRDRSGTVQDYVWVFEISGAAPPAHFIGGWKGAEGFRQPPMYFPKGGSTLRGISKPGEIVWSRIYIADDALHMDLGRAKVVELPRSETERRWQATTPQWPIMHAVTYGITRDQMMARHKSNHIQVAYAQDADSADLALLTKASMAAALGIRVHLCGTRANGKPWA
- the crcB gene encoding fluoride efflux transporter CrcB; translated protein: MVQLLCVFVGGGLGALLRWWISGWVAERVGETFPWGTLVVNVTGCIVVGFLAGLFAPEGRWWATPEVRQFLILGVCGGYTTFSSFSLQTLNLLQDGQWLAGLANVGLSVVLCMVGVWLGHWLGLWTQTLRS
- a CDS encoding ABC transporter permease subunit, which codes for MSAELSPRRKIGWNRSGSWWRSPASRAWLALALVLVLGLLFPADGAFYQWGTHRDALRQTSVYGILACGLTVVIVSGGIDLSVGSVLALVAVVTARLAIHAGWPAWGVVLIGLTVGGAVGLVNGLLAARLGLQPFIATLATMVFARGLAKWSSGGMKVSTAVPLPDGTFRYVDVPALFRWIDTRVLGGNVSVVTLVFLFCALVCGWLLTRHAWGRWWMAIGGNEEAARRSGVPVARMKMAAYVGSGLLAAVAGLCQAAQEQQGDPETGAGYELIAIAMVVMGGTRLSGGEGGMGRTLLGVLTVGYLEKILSINAVPEAGRLMLMGVIIVLAVLTQGMRRS
- a CDS encoding DUF190 domain-containing protein → MQLPEDSVLVRIFVGESDRWDHRPLYEAIVLKAREMHLAGATVLRGPMGFGKSSRLHTAKILRLSMDLPVVIEIVDTEEKIRSFLPVLEPMMQGGLVTLEKVKVLHYRAGGTGQAETK